A region of Deltaproteobacteria bacterium DNA encodes the following proteins:
- a CDS encoding pirin family protein, translated as MINLRKATDRFHTQIDWLDSWHTFSFGDHYDPDQMGFRALRVINDDTVQPGQGFGTHPHKDMEILSYVLEGGLSHRDSSGGGGVIRPGDVQRMSAGTGVVHSEFNASDKEPVHFLQIWIVPERRGVKPGYEQKTFASKDRSGKLRLLASRDGREGSVTIHQDAAVYGSLLGKGERVAFEPSASRHVWVQVARGSIELNGQKLSAGDGASASGERVLTLQGLDPAEVLLFDLA; from the coding sequence GTGATCAACCTACGCAAAGCCACAGATCGCTTCCATACTCAGATCGACTGGCTCGACTCCTGGCACACCTTTTCTTTCGGCGACCACTACGACCCCGACCAGATGGGCTTCCGCGCGCTGCGCGTGATCAACGACGATACCGTCCAGCCCGGCCAGGGCTTCGGGACGCATCCGCACAAGGACATGGAGATCCTCAGCTACGTGCTCGAGGGCGGCCTCTCGCACCGGGACTCCTCGGGCGGAGGAGGCGTCATCCGGCCTGGCGATGTCCAGCGGATGAGCGCGGGCACCGGCGTCGTGCACAGCGAGTTCAACGCGTCGGACAAGGAGCCGGTGCACTTTCTCCAGATCTGGATCGTGCCGGAGCGGCGCGGCGTGAAGCCGGGATACGAACAGAAGACGTTCGCGTCGAAGGACCGCAGCGGCAAGCTGCGCCTGCTCGCGTCGCGCGACGGGCGCGAGGGTTCGGTCACCATCCACCAGGACGCGGCCGTCTATGGGTCGCTCCTGGGTAAAGGCGAGCGGGTCGCATTCGAGCCTTCCGCATCGAGGCATGTGTGGGTGCAGGTGGCGCGCGGATCGATCGAGCTGAACGGGCAGAAGCTGTCCGCGGGGGATGGCGCCTCCGCGAGCGGCGAGCGGGTGCTCACGCTGCAGGGGCTCGATCCCGCCGAGGTGCTGCTGTTCGATCTGGCGTAG
- the trxA gene encoding thioredoxin, with amino-acid sequence MGAVAIGKDDFQGTIGKGGIVLIDWWAPWCGPCRAFAPVYEKVAEANPDVVFAKINTDEEQELSAAFNIRSIPTLMVFRDKVLLFAQPGSLPQNLLEEILRKVRDLDMEQVRAEIAKQGQSPVEA; translated from the coding sequence ATGGGCGCAGTGGCCATCGGCAAGGACGATTTCCAAGGGACCATCGGGAAGGGCGGCATCGTGTTGATCGACTGGTGGGCGCCCTGGTGTGGGCCCTGCCGGGCGTTCGCTCCGGTGTACGAGAAGGTGGCGGAAGCAAATCCCGATGTCGTCTTCGCGAAGATCAACACCGACGAAGAGCAGGAGCTGTCTGCGGCGTTCAACATCCGCAGCATTCCGACGCTGATGGTCTTCCGCGACAAGGTGCTGCTCTTCGCGCAGCCCGGCTCCCTTCCGCAGAACCTGCTCGAGGAAATCCTGCGCAAGGTGCGCGATCTGGACATGGAACAGGTCCGCGCGGAAATCGCGAAGCAGGGACAATCGCCCGTCGAGGCTTAA
- a CDS encoding chromosome partitioning protein ParB: MAAPRKRPVTKSGKPRARKGVKLKPTELIPPQLRLEAIPEELKALAGHVESEGGSVLAAYREPLGGNALLFAALPVDKVEPTSFQRDVSDAHVLKLTRAMDKTRRYLDPIIAVHEPDGFRTPNGGHRLTALKELGAKAILALVVPEREVAYQILALNIEKAHNLREKALEVVRMYRDLARLDGGRKESDFGLEFEEPSLITLGFAYEKKGRFSGGAYAPALKKVEQYFDKPLRDTLSEREARAQKLLELDDAVGAAVEKLKERGLTSPYLKAFVVARINPLRFIKGTPPSFDELMETMTKRARGMDPARIKTEDLARSGGPPED; encoded by the coding sequence ATGGCTGCCCCCCGCAAGCGCCCAGTGACGAAGTCTGGAAAGCCGCGCGCCCGCAAGGGCGTGAAGCTGAAGCCGACGGAGCTCATCCCGCCGCAGCTCCGCCTCGAAGCAATCCCGGAGGAGCTCAAGGCGCTCGCCGGCCACGTCGAGTCCGAAGGAGGCTCGGTGCTCGCGGCGTACCGGGAGCCGCTGGGCGGAAACGCGCTGCTCTTCGCCGCGCTGCCCGTCGACAAGGTGGAACCGACGAGCTTCCAGCGGGACGTCTCCGACGCCCACGTCCTCAAGCTGACGCGCGCGATGGACAAGACGCGCCGCTACCTCGACCCGATCATCGCGGTCCACGAGCCCGACGGGTTCCGGACGCCCAACGGCGGCCACCGCCTGACGGCGCTGAAGGAGCTGGGAGCGAAGGCGATCCTCGCGCTGGTCGTGCCGGAGCGGGAGGTCGCCTACCAGATCCTCGCGCTGAACATCGAGAAAGCGCACAACCTGCGGGAGAAGGCGCTGGAAGTGGTGCGGATGTACCGCGACCTCGCCCGGCTGGACGGAGGCCGCAAGGAGAGCGACTTCGGACTGGAGTTCGAGGAGCCCTCTCTGATCACGCTGGGATTCGCCTACGAGAAGAAGGGCCGCTTCTCCGGGGGCGCTTATGCGCCGGCGCTGAAGAAGGTGGAGCAGTATTTCGACAAGCCCCTGCGCGACACGCTCTCCGAACGCGAGGCGCGAGCGCAGAAGCTGCTCGAGCTGGACGACGCGGTCGGCGCTGCGGTGGAGAAGCTGAAGGAGCGCGGCCTCACCTCTCCGTATCTGAAGGCGTTCGTGGTCGCCCGGATCAACCCGCTGCGGTTCATCAAGGGCACGCCGCCTTCGTTCGACGAGCTGATGGAGACGATGACGAAGCGCGCCCGCGGAATGGACCCGGCACGAATCAAGACCGAGGACCTGGCGCGCAGCGGTGGCCCGCCCGAAGATTGA
- a CDS encoding response regulator, whose translation MRKSAAPISALAGSLALTVAATAFLFVNARMGDRVRFARAIGTAVDRIEARLHAYEGLLRGCAGLLAARPEVTADEFHAYADRVEIEQWYPGVQGVGFAQRVRPGQTTAVENGLRARGFAGLRLWPERTGDERTAIVLLEPLDRRNRAAIGYDMYTDPVGRDAMERARDGGSAAISGRVALVQEIDPRRQVGFLMYVPVYRGSDVPQTLEARRSSLIGWTYAPFRADDLFVAIFGMEAEPQLEFRVYDGPAEDPERLLHDRGLTALSGETLRETEHIEFGGREWTLAFIALPPLRGGSLVPAFATLLAGAAISMVIYVLSRREVAARRRAEDALAGLQHSLDEQRRYEVRLREEGRVNSILRRLGISLASELDPDRLAQLIIDEATALTGAEFGAMFDASAEPRMLASAGRSSDEFRDLALHKLARVRGSAGPVRIESVKPGDFEGARVGSVLAAPITLRTGQLLGGLAFVHRAPGHFTAQHERLLAGIAAQASIALDNARLLRDLQDADRRKDEFLAVLGHELRNPLAPVVTALEVMKRDRSAAERQLAIIERQARHMVRIVDELLDVSRISRGKIELRKRRLSVREAIAKAADSVSPMARARGQKLTVSFPQNPLVIDADPVRLEQILGNLLSNAIKYTPDGGSVELSARQRDGQLEVRVRDSGIGIPAESLETLFHAFVQVPGAKDYAKGGLGIGLALVRGLVELHGGTVRAESAGLGKGATFTVVLPGAMEGVTPLEVRPMAAAAHRGRVLVVDDNVDAAVTLAEGVALDGHDVRIAHDGPSALDQARAFSPEVVLLDIGLPAMDGYEVVRRLRELPQARGALIVALTGFGQQSDRQRALAAGFDEHLVKPVELDTVTAVLKRRLGAA comes from the coding sequence GTGAGGAAGTCGGCTGCACCGATTTCGGCGTTGGCGGGGTCTCTCGCCCTGACCGTCGCCGCCACGGCTTTTCTCTTTGTGAACGCGCGCATGGGCGATCGCGTCCGATTCGCGCGCGCCATCGGCACCGCCGTCGACCGCATCGAGGCGCGGCTGCATGCGTACGAGGGTCTGCTCCGCGGCTGCGCCGGACTGCTCGCGGCGCGCCCCGAGGTCACCGCGGACGAGTTCCATGCCTACGCCGATCGCGTGGAGATCGAGCAGTGGTACCCAGGTGTCCAGGGCGTCGGTTTCGCCCAGCGCGTGCGGCCGGGCCAGACGACGGCGGTCGAGAACGGGCTCCGCGCACGAGGCTTCGCGGGGCTCCGGCTCTGGCCCGAGCGGACCGGGGATGAACGCACGGCCATCGTCCTCCTCGAGCCGCTCGACCGCCGGAACCGCGCGGCGATCGGTTACGACATGTACACCGATCCCGTCGGTCGCGACGCCATGGAGCGGGCCCGCGACGGAGGAAGCGCCGCCATCTCCGGGCGGGTCGCGCTCGTGCAGGAGATCGATCCGCGCCGGCAGGTGGGGTTCCTCATGTACGTTCCGGTCTATCGAGGCAGCGACGTGCCGCAGACGCTGGAGGCGCGGCGCTCCTCCCTGATCGGCTGGACGTACGCGCCGTTCCGCGCCGACGACCTGTTCGTCGCCATCTTCGGGATGGAGGCGGAGCCGCAACTGGAGTTCCGCGTCTACGACGGGCCGGCCGAGGATCCGGAGCGGCTGCTGCATGACCGTGGCCTGACTGCGCTGAGTGGCGAGACGCTCCGCGAGACCGAGCACATCGAGTTCGGCGGGCGGGAGTGGACGCTGGCCTTCATCGCTTTGCCGCCGCTGCGTGGAGGATCGCTCGTCCCCGCCTTCGCCACGCTGCTGGCCGGCGCAGCCATCTCGATGGTGATCTACGTGCTCTCCCGGCGGGAAGTGGCGGCACGCCGCCGCGCCGAAGACGCGCTCGCCGGCCTGCAGCATTCGCTCGACGAGCAACGCCGGTACGAAGTGCGTTTGCGCGAGGAAGGCCGGGTCAACTCCATCCTCCGCCGGCTGGGGATCTCGCTCGCTTCCGAGCTCGACCCCGACCGGCTGGCGCAGCTCATCATCGACGAAGCGACCGCGCTGACGGGAGCGGAGTTCGGCGCCATGTTCGACGCTTCCGCCGAGCCACGCATGCTCGCGTCCGCCGGACGGAGCAGCGACGAGTTCCGCGATCTGGCGCTGCACAAGCTGGCACGGGTTCGCGGCAGCGCCGGCCCGGTCCGGATCGAGTCGGTGAAGCCCGGCGATTTCGAAGGCGCACGGGTGGGCAGTGTCCTCGCAGCCCCGATCACGCTGCGCACCGGGCAACTCCTCGGCGGGCTCGCTTTCGTGCACCGCGCGCCAGGGCACTTCACGGCCCAGCACGAGCGGCTCCTCGCCGGCATCGCCGCCCAGGCATCCATCGCCCTCGACAACGCGCGGCTGCTGCGCGACCTGCAGGACGCCGACCGGCGCAAGGACGAGTTCCTCGCCGTGCTCGGGCACGAGCTGCGCAATCCGCTCGCGCCGGTGGTGACTGCCCTCGAGGTGATGAAGCGGGATCGCAGCGCCGCCGAGCGCCAGCTGGCCATCATCGAGCGTCAGGCCCGCCACATGGTGCGGATCGTCGACGAGCTGCTCGACGTCTCGCGCATCAGCCGCGGCAAGATCGAGCTGCGCAAGCGTCGCCTCTCCGTGCGGGAGGCGATCGCGAAAGCGGCGGACTCGGTGTCGCCGATGGCGCGCGCCCGCGGCCAGAAGCTGACGGTCTCCTTTCCGCAGAATCCGCTGGTGATCGACGCCGATCCGGTCCGGCTGGAGCAGATCCTCGGCAACCTGCTCTCGAACGCGATCAAGTACACGCCGGACGGCGGAAGCGTGGAGCTGTCGGCGCGCCAGCGGGACGGCCAGCTCGAGGTCCGCGTGCGCGACAGCGGCATCGGCATCCCGGCCGAGTCGCTGGAGACCCTCTTCCACGCGTTCGTACAGGTGCCGGGCGCCAAGGACTACGCCAAGGGCGGCCTCGGGATCGGCCTCGCGCTCGTGCGCGGGCTGGTCGAGCTGCACGGAGGAACGGTCCGCGCGGAGAGCGCCGGCCTCGGGAAGGGGGCGACGTTCACCGTCGTGCTTCCCGGCGCGATGGAGGGCGTCACACCGCTCGAGGTGCGGCCGATGGCCGCCGCCGCCCATCGCGGTCGCGTCCTGGTGGTCGATGACAACGTCGATGCGGCCGTCACGCTGGCGGAAGGCGTGGCGCTGGACGGGCACGACGTGCGCATCGCCCACGATGGACCGTCGGCGCTGGACCAGGCGCGAGCGTTCTCGCCGGAGGTGGTCCTCCTCGACATCGGGCTCCCGGCGATGGACGGATACGAAGTGGTCCGCAGGCTGCGCGAGCTCCCGCAGGCGCGGGGAGCCCTGATCGTGGCGCTGACCGGATTCGGCCAGCAGAGCGACCGCCAGCGCGCGCTGGCAGCGGGCTTCGACGAGCACCTGGTGAAGCCGGTCGAGCTGGACACGGTTACGGCGGTGCTCAAGAGGCGTCTCGGCGCGGCGTAG
- a CDS encoding SAM-dependent methyltransferase, with protein sequence MGRRPVKLDEQAAMLANRLRKNFRRLHPRFERQGIGAFRLYDRDIPEIRAAVDWYEGHVVLAEYAREQTSGLPWLQTMARAAAEALSVPPDRIHLKSRHSGEKYGRLARIGERIEVRERDLRFLVNLDDYIDTGLFADHRETRARVKAEARGAIFLNLFAYTGSFTCAAAAGGAKQTTSVDASRAYLDWAADNLALNHLSGELVRSGVDEFLNGFGSRRWTLCVLDPPSFSDFGGKSLEVQRDHRSLIERTLAALAPGGILWFATNHQRFKPALEGLRYTEEDTIPEDYRNRAVHQAFRIAK encoded by the coding sequence ATGGGCCGCCGGCCTGTGAAGCTCGACGAGCAGGCGGCGATGCTGGCCAATCGGCTGCGGAAGAACTTCCGCCGGCTGCACCCGCGTTTCGAGCGGCAGGGCATCGGCGCTTTCCGGCTCTACGACCGCGACATCCCGGAGATCCGCGCCGCGGTGGACTGGTACGAGGGGCACGTCGTCCTTGCGGAATACGCACGGGAGCAAACCAGCGGTCTGCCGTGGCTGCAGACGATGGCCCGGGCGGCCGCCGAAGCGCTCTCGGTGCCGCCGGATCGCATCCATCTGAAGTCGCGCCACAGCGGCGAGAAGTATGGGCGCCTCGCCCGCATCGGCGAACGGATCGAGGTGCGCGAGCGCGATCTCCGGTTCCTCGTCAACCTCGACGACTACATCGATACCGGGTTGTTCGCCGATCACCGCGAGACGCGCGCGCGGGTCAAGGCGGAGGCCCGGGGCGCAATCTTCCTCAACCTCTTCGCGTACACCGGCAGCTTCACCTGCGCCGCGGCGGCCGGCGGCGCGAAGCAGACGACCAGTGTGGATGCCTCGCGGGCGTACCTGGACTGGGCGGCGGACAATCTGGCGCTGAATCATCTCTCGGGAGAGCTGGTGCGCTCGGGCGTGGACGAGTTCCTGAACGGCTTCGGGTCACGCAGATGGACGCTCTGCGTTCTCGATCCGCCCTCGTTTTCCGACTTCGGCGGCAAGAGCCTCGAAGTGCAGCGCGACCACCGCTCCCTCATCGAGCGGACCCTCGCCGCGCTCGCCCCCGGCGGAATCCTCTGGTTCGCGACCAATCACCAGCGGTTCAAGCCGGCGCTCGAGGGACTGCGCTACACGGAGGAAGACACGATCCCGGAGGACTACCGGAACCGCGCCGTCCACCAGGCTTTCCGGATCGCGAAGTGA
- a CDS encoding alpha/beta fold hydrolase, with protein sequence MMYDERAPHRRDDILRAPMRVYTGLDVWSDFGGRFPWKSRLIEVDHGARMALVDEGPRQAPLTFLLLHGNPTWSYLYREFIRRLSPRYRVIAPDHVGFGRSDKPRDPRWYTLERHIDNLGRVLRELQPSRVVPVIQDWGGPIGMGWATRQPDRIAGIVVLNTWAFVRQPRMKLPWLFKFLVLGRGGWKRSTRSNIFVETFLAKGGPRHLAAEDLDPYRAPFPTPDDRVGIARFPQLIPETKNPFHESYAAMAFIEDHLSRLREKPALICWALKDPGFRKAHLERWQHAFTRVDGPHRLEGAGHFLQEDAPGAILDQMERWAAGL encoded by the coding sequence ATGATGTACGACGAACGCGCGCCGCATCGCCGCGATGATATCTTGCGCGCGCCCATGCGCGTCTATACCGGCCTCGACGTGTGGTCCGACTTTGGCGGCCGCTTCCCCTGGAAGAGTCGCCTCATCGAAGTGGACCACGGAGCCCGGATGGCGCTGGTGGATGAGGGCCCGCGCCAGGCGCCGCTCACCTTCCTCCTGCTGCACGGCAACCCCACCTGGAGCTATCTGTACAGGGAATTCATCCGGCGCCTCTCGCCGCGATACCGCGTCATCGCACCGGATCACGTCGGATTCGGCCGCAGCGACAAGCCGCGCGATCCGCGCTGGTACACGCTGGAGCGCCACATCGACAACCTCGGCCGCGTGCTCCGCGAGTTGCAGCCCTCCCGCGTAGTGCCCGTGATCCAGGACTGGGGCGGCCCCATCGGCATGGGATGGGCCACCCGGCAGCCCGACCGCATCGCGGGAATCGTGGTGCTGAACACCTGGGCCTTCGTCCGGCAGCCACGGATGAAGCTTCCCTGGCTGTTCAAGTTCCTGGTCCTTGGCCGCGGAGGGTGGAAGCGGAGCACCCGGTCCAATATCTTCGTCGAGACCTTCCTCGCGAAGGGTGGCCCTCGGCACCTGGCCGCCGAGGACCTCGACCCCTACCGCGCGCCGTTCCCCACGCCAGACGACCGCGTCGGCATTGCGCGTTTCCCCCAGCTCATCCCGGAGACGAAGAACCCGTTTCACGAGTCCTACGCGGCCATGGCATTCATCGAGGACCACCTCTCGCGGCTGCGGGAGAAGCCGGCGCTGATCTGCTGGGCGCTGAAGGATCCCGGGTTCCGCAAAGCGCATCTCGAACGGTGGCAACACGCCTTCACGCGCGTCGACGGGCCGCATCGGCTGGAAGGCGCGGGGCACTTCCTCCAGGAAGACGCGCCCGGCGCGATCCTCGATCAGATGGAGCGATGGGCCGCCGGCCTGTGA
- a CDS encoding TIGR04013 family B12-binding domain/radical SAM domain-containing protein, with product MRRAFVVHHARSGVVALNVVTAAVQGRVRVVFARGRDELVRELTEAKRRGEQPIAGSSFYSPDFPGTAEDLRFVQERVAAVTHVAGGVHASAEPLQTLRAGFDLAAIGEGETTAVRLLVEGQDPATIPGLAWLEGSRLQSNGPGERRPLDDFPAFNAPAGKWNAIEITRGCVYACSFCQTPFMFKARFRHRSVSNVREHIRRMKRDGVRYMRFLTPTCLSYGSSDTSVNLDAVEDLLAAVREEMPGGRIYFGTFPSECRPEHVTEASLRVLRKYVDNDTLVIGGQSGSERLLRETHRGHGVDDVVTAVRLAIASGFRPDVDFLLGLPGETDGDRAQSLSLARRLVELGARIHSHAFMPLPGTPLRGAAPSAIDGETVREMERMESAGSMYGQWRRHRQVADQLVTLRAAPR from the coding sequence ATGCGGCGCGCGTTCGTCGTACATCATGCCAGGAGCGGGGTCGTCGCCCTGAACGTCGTCACCGCCGCGGTGCAGGGCCGGGTGCGCGTCGTCTTCGCGCGCGGCCGCGACGAGCTCGTCCGCGAGCTGACAGAGGCGAAACGCCGGGGCGAGCAGCCCATCGCCGGATCGAGCTTCTACTCCCCGGACTTCCCGGGCACGGCGGAGGATCTTCGTTTCGTGCAGGAACGCGTCGCCGCGGTCACGCACGTCGCCGGCGGGGTGCACGCGAGCGCGGAGCCGCTGCAGACGCTGCGGGCGGGCTTCGACCTCGCCGCCATCGGCGAGGGCGAGACGACGGCGGTGCGGCTCCTGGTCGAGGGTCAGGATCCGGCGACCATCCCCGGCCTCGCCTGGCTCGAAGGCAGTCGCCTGCAATCGAACGGTCCGGGGGAGCGCCGGCCCCTCGACGACTTCCCCGCCTTCAATGCGCCGGCCGGGAAGTGGAACGCCATCGAGATCACGCGCGGCTGCGTGTACGCGTGCTCGTTCTGCCAGACGCCGTTCATGTTCAAGGCGCGGTTTCGCCACCGCAGCGTTTCCAACGTGCGCGAGCACATCCGCCGGATGAAGCGCGACGGCGTCCGCTACATGCGTTTCCTCACGCCCACCTGCCTGAGCTATGGCTCGAGCGACACTTCGGTGAACCTCGATGCGGTGGAAGATCTCCTCGCCGCAGTGCGCGAGGAGATGCCGGGCGGACGGATCTATTTCGGGACGTTCCCGTCCGAATGCCGGCCCGAGCACGTCACCGAGGCGTCCTTGCGAGTGCTCCGCAAGTATGTCGACAACGATACGCTCGTGATCGGCGGCCAGTCCGGGTCGGAGCGCCTGCTCCGCGAGACGCACCGCGGTCATGGCGTCGACGACGTCGTCACGGCGGTGCGCCTCGCGATCGCCTCAGGCTTTCGCCCGGACGTCGACTTCCTGCTTGGCCTTCCCGGGGAAACGGACGGCGATCGCGCGCAGTCGCTGTCGCTCGCCCGGCGCCTGGTGGAGCTCGGCGCGCGAATCCACAGCCACGCCTTCATGCCGCTGCCGGGGACGCCCCTGCGAGGCGCGGCGCCCTCGGCCATCGACGGCGAGACCGTGCGCGAGATGGAGCGGATGGAGTCCGCCGGTTCGATGTACGGGCAATGGCGCCGGCACCGTCAGGTGGCCGACCAGCTCGTCACCTTGCGCGCTGCACCACGCTGA
- a CDS encoding ATP-binding protein: MCIASKLPSSYRTWCRRRQWASNGFAAIAFGSTGREIELIIFIGLPAAGKTSFFRERFAATHAHVSKDLMPRAARDKQAQQMAQLERALAAGTPVVVDNTNPRSADRAVLVEIGHRHGARVVAYFFEPRIADSIKRNAERTPQVPKVAIFTAAKRLQPPAFEEGFDEIHDVRIATGGGFSVVQRAR, encoded by the coding sequence ATGTGCATTGCCTCCAAGTTACCTTCTTCATATAGGACCTGGTGCCGTCGCCGTCAATGGGCCTCGAACGGCTTTGCGGCGATTGCTTTTGGCAGTACAGGTCGGGAGATCGAGCTGATCATCTTCATCGGGCTGCCCGCGGCGGGCAAGACGAGCTTCTTTCGCGAGCGCTTCGCCGCCACGCACGCGCATGTGAGCAAGGACCTGATGCCCCGTGCCGCGCGCGACAAGCAGGCGCAGCAGATGGCGCAGCTTGAGCGCGCGCTCGCCGCTGGAACCCCGGTGGTCGTCGACAACACCAATCCGCGCTCCGCGGACCGCGCCGTGCTCGTCGAGATTGGCCACCGGCACGGGGCGCGGGTGGTGGCGTACTTCTTCGAGCCGCGCATCGCCGATTCGATCAAGCGCAACGCGGAGCGCACCCCCCAGGTGCCGAAGGTCGCCATCTTCACCGCCGCGAAGAGGCTGCAGCCGCCAGCGTTCGAGGAAGGATTCGACGAGATCCACGACGTGCGGATCGCGACCGGAGGCGGATTCAGCGTGGTGCAGCGCGCAAGGTGA
- a CDS encoding Lrp/AsnC family transcriptional regulator: MTLDPIDYKILDLLQHDARTTQVQIAEAVRLSQPSVADRIRKLDASGVVLGYVARLDPRLMGNDIRAFVGVRISHPRHHEAFTRRIDQIADVLECHRVAGLDSYLLKVVSKNTETLDHLISGTLRRIPGVIRTTTTIVLATVKETTVVPLQEALGAPRRRKEAVP; this comes from the coding sequence ATGACGCTAGATCCTATAGATTATAAGATCCTGGACCTGCTTCAGCACGACGCCCGCACGACCCAGGTGCAGATCGCCGAGGCGGTGCGGTTGTCGCAGCCCTCCGTCGCCGACCGCATCCGCAAGCTGGACGCGAGCGGCGTGGTCCTCGGCTACGTGGCGCGCCTCGATCCGAGGCTGATGGGCAACGACATCCGGGCGTTCGTCGGCGTTCGCATCTCGCATCCGCGCCACCACGAGGCGTTCACGCGGCGGATCGATCAGATTGCAGACGTCCTCGAGTGCCATCGCGTCGCGGGACTCGACTCGTACCTCCTCAAGGTGGTTTCGAAAAACACCGAGACCCTCGACCATCTCATCTCCGGCACGCTGCGGCGGATTCCCGGCGTCATCCGCACCACCACCACCATCGTTCTGGCGACGGTGAAGGAGACCACCGTCGTTCCGCTTCAGGAAGCGCTCGGAGCGCCGCGGCGGCGCAAGGAGGCAGTCCCGTGA
- a CDS encoding PLP-dependent aminotransferase family protein: MSRVQASAIREILKVAERPDVLSFAGGLPAPEAFPAEALARAHADVLSHDAAAALQYGATEGFGPLRAWVAERMTRRGLPATPEEVLITAGSQQGIDLVGKALIDPGDTVVVEAPSYLAALQSFSTYEARFETVASDDEGMQVDALERVLRRKRAKLVYLVPTFQNPRGTTLSLERRARIARLSAECGVTVLEDDPYGELRYRGAALPPVAGIERDAPVIHLGSFSKTLAPGLRLGYAVADARTIRALTIAKQAADLHTGSLTQRAVARMFETFDYEAHLAGLRRLYGERLDAMLASLERSFPEGTVWTRPEGGLFVWVRLPSGVDARELFGDAMLARVAFVPGAPFYPAEPCLETLRLNFSNRAPPAIADGMARLGACVVARLREARVSRPPRRRVAS; encoded by the coding sequence ATGTCGCGCGTGCAGGCCTCGGCGATCCGCGAGATCCTCAAGGTGGCGGAGCGGCCCGACGTCCTCTCGTTTGCCGGCGGCCTTCCCGCTCCGGAAGCATTTCCCGCGGAAGCGCTCGCCCGGGCGCACGCGGACGTCCTCTCGCACGATGCGGCGGCGGCCCTGCAGTACGGCGCCACCGAGGGATTCGGCCCGTTGCGGGCATGGGTGGCGGAGCGGATGACGCGTCGGGGCCTGCCGGCCACGCCCGAGGAGGTGCTGATCACCGCCGGGTCGCAGCAGGGGATCGACCTGGTGGGAAAGGCGCTGATCGATCCCGGGGACACCGTCGTAGTGGAAGCGCCCTCGTACCTTGCGGCCCTGCAGAGCTTCTCCACCTACGAGGCCCGATTCGAGACCGTGGCGTCCGACGACGAAGGGATGCAGGTCGACGCCCTCGAGCGCGTGCTCCGGCGCAAGCGGGCCAAGCTGGTGTACCTCGTGCCCACCTTCCAGAACCCGCGCGGGACCACGCTGTCGCTGGAGCGGCGCGCGCGCATCGCCCGGCTTTCAGCGGAGTGTGGCGTCACCGTGCTCGAGGACGATCCCTACGGCGAGCTGCGCTATCGCGGCGCGGCGCTGCCGCCCGTCGCCGGAATCGAGCGAGACGCGCCGGTGATCCATCTCGGCAGTTTCTCGAAGACGCTCGCGCCGGGCCTTCGGCTCGGCTACGCGGTGGCCGACGCGCGCACCATCCGCGCCCTCACCATTGCGAAGCAGGCTGCGGACCTGCACACCGGATCGCTGACGCAGCGCGCGGTCGCGCGCATGTTCGAGACGTTCGACTACGAGGCGCACCTCGCCGGCCTGCGACGGCTCTACGGCGAGCGCCTCGACGCCATGCTCGCTTCGCTCGAGCGATCGTTCCCGGAAGGAACAGTGTGGACGCGTCCAGAGGGAGGTCTCTTCGTCTGGGTGCGTCTGCCCTCCGGGGTCGACGCCCGCGAGTTGTTCGGCGACGCGATGCTGGCGCGCGTGGCCTTCGTCCCCGGCGCGCCGTTCTATCCCGCGGAGCCGTGCCTCGAGACGCTGCGACTGAACTTCTCGAACCGGGCGCCGCCCGCGATCGCCGACGGGATGGCGCGGCTCGGCGCCTGCGTCGTCGCGAGGCTCCGCGAAGCGCGGGTGAGCCGCCCTCCACGGCGGCGCGTCGCGAGCTGA